In the genome of Pangasianodon hypophthalmus isolate fPanHyp1 chromosome 24, fPanHyp1.pri, whole genome shotgun sequence, the window CAATATTgtgtctgtattattattattattattattattattattattattattattattatcatctgtGTCCTTTCAAGTCCAAATTATACCTATAACATATAAACTGGTAATATTTGGGAAGTAAACCCATTTTCACCTTCCTCAGTACGAGCACTGCTTCCACAATGAATCACTGctttatacaatttttttccctgctaGCTCTTCTCTAAAAACCACTTCCACCTAGCTACTTAAAAATTTGGAAACCAGCACAACCGTCCATTATTGTCCCTTTTCTCTGAATCCTCATAGCGTATTCCTTGAAACAAACTATTTCCTAAACCCATTTAGGCTTTAGCTCTGATTATATCGTCACTCTGTGCTGTATTTGTGTCAAAGGTCAGGCATAAATGAAAGGAAGCATTATCAGATGTTCTGCCCCAAAGTAACCAACAAAAACCAACCAGCTGCGACATGTTTTGTAGATCAGCATCAGACGACCTCAGTTTTGACAAAATACATGGAAAGCCAGTGTATAACGACTCCAAATTATAGCTATACCACTAATCTCCAGGGTTGAAAAGAAAATCGAGTGCGTCATGGCAGCAGATATGTATACAGAAGTAGGACAGTCTCTACCCTATAAGGCTGGGATCCAAACAGCCCAATTATTTGGGTGGAGACATTCTGTTATGTTCTCTTATCAGGACGCTTTGCCCTGTGAGAGAGCACATCCTCACTTAGGTTGCCACATCACCACCATCAATCCACCAATCTACCATTAATGCCTAGAAAGCTTCCGATTTAGATGAAAGATTTGCAGACAGTAAGTAATATTGAGCAACTTAAGTGGTTTGCTTTGGGTTGTTAGCCCGCAAATGATGTTTACACTGACAGTGTATGGTAATTAAATTCTGCAAAAAGTGCATTAGGGAAGGTATAAAAGGAAGACTGGATTTATATGAGCTGTAGTTAGAGCAGCTGTGCAATACAAAAAATCCAGAAAGTCACTGTGATTGCCAATTTCTTTGCactataatacaataaaaaaacttGTAAACCAAGAAAGTAAACCTTgtgtgattttgtttcattttgccTAATCCCTATACTTTGTGAAGccatttgtgtcttttttttatttgatagaGCAAAAAAATTGTGGCAAAACAGGTTTCTAGAGGAAACTCTTCTCGCACGCACAGTTGCAACTGATCTCACTCAGAAAGCTGCGTCTTTGTTCAGACTTGCAAACATCAAGACATAGCTTTCCTTGAGTGGTGTACAGGTGTGTCTTTACATTCCACTTCAACCCTGTTTCCCTGTATATGAATTTAGCACATGGGGCTGGGATCCCACTCTGAAATTAACAAGACTGGTCTTAACACGCAGCTGTCTAATTCCAGAAAGATCTTGGAAACAGTAACCAAACAGAATACAAATACCTGCACAGCTTTCATTCTGTATTAGTCCAACTTTATTCACTCCAAAGCTCTTATACATGCAGGTATATCTATCAAGATCAAATCAAggataaacattacaaaaaaattacgAGTAAACTATAATTTACCTAGTCTTATCTTTTATCCTTGTCTTACTCATAATCTCTAGATGGTCAGAACTGTCTGTTAGCTGTGTATCCTTTAGGTTTCACGGCAATTATATATTAAAGCTGCTTGAAACACTTATCATATTTTCTGACAAGCCCAGTTGCTACCAACCACAGTTCAGTATAATATTGAGTAAGTGCTGTGATGAAAGAActagataaacagacagagtgGGATAAAATTAGACAGAATTAGATAAATATCTTCACTATAAATACATGTCTATAAATAAAACCAGGCCTGGGGAGGTGATGGTCTGTTCTCATTGAAAATAAGCTTCTTTCACAAGCACTGAATTCTGTCCAGATACAGAGCGAGGAGGGTGGAGTgcataaataatcataaaaataagGAATCTTAACCTGCACTCTGAAaacattcattattttgttttcaatgAAAGTAGTGAAGAAACAGCAGCACTTATGACGTTTTTCCTACAAAATTAAAACTCAATACTAGTACTAGTCAGTTTTGATCTTATGATTCAACTCCTTAATGGCTTTCTAAGAATTTCACAGAGCAAGTTAAATACATATTGatgaaaatccaaaataaatttAGCTATAACTTTTCAATTGGCCTCCAAAGCCAAGGCTGAAATCATGCATTTGAATGGAAAGGTCTGTATCTGTGAAGATTGGTATAATAGAGGAGGAACTAGGcataaaaaagctaaaataactCATTATGGATTTAATGGTTTCTTTTGGAAAAAAGGGACGCTTGAACAGCACACGAGCAAGAACCTGCCTAACTTAATGAAGCTGTTGGAGAAAattaatacacacaaataaaaatatagctgACATGACGGCctgacattaatatttattacattctaAATTATACGAGTCATTGATTATTGCTTTGATTTGTTAGTAAATATATTATAGGCttctcacactaacacaaaaAAGCTGCACACTAACTCGTGAACAGCTACACCACCCTGGTCTAATGTATAAATGAGACAAAAGAGCTTGCTTGCAATATGGCAGGTTGGGACTAGTTCAGGCATGAATGCCTTCAGGAATGAAACTCATTGTATTAAGCCTAACTTGCCTCTCGTTGAATTCTGCTTCAGTGTGTGCTCGGACTTGTGCACGTGGATGCAAGTGCAAAACAACAATCCTCATGCTCacaagctgggttttttttccagctatCTTACGGTATCCACTACAtatctgtttacattttcctGCCCTGTCAAAGCACATGGTATCACAAAATCTTAAACTTTCTTCTATGCAAACACTGTCTCATGACTGTTCtgacacacatggacacacaggGCACAGGGCCATGCATGCACCTCCACCCAAACATcaactgattctgattctatCATCTTGAAATGGAGCATGATGGGCAAAGCTTTTTCTAAGCAAAGAGGTCAGTTATTATGAttgatatatataatatatcaatCATAATATCATATAATTTCTTTGGCCAGCATTTGTGCATTCTGCATTCGAATAAGACTATGCATGAACTGCAATGGCTGTATGAAAAAAGAATAAGACTATGCATGAACTGCAATGGCTGTATGAAAAAAGAATAAGACTATGCATGAACTGCAATGGCTGTATGAACGAACTGCAATGGCTGtatgaaaaaggagaaaaacactgCATGCTTAagagcagcacaatgcattaGTGCCAGCATTTGTGCATTCTGCATTCGAATAAGACTATGCATGAACTGCAATGGCTGTATGAAAAAAGAATAAGACTATGCATGAACTGCAATGGCTGTATGAAAAAAGAATAAGACTATGCATGAACTGCAATGGCTGTATGAAAAAAGAATAAGACTATGCATGAACTGCAATGGCTGTATGAAAGACCTGCAATGGCTGtatgaaaaaaggagaaaaacactACATGCTTAagagcagcacaatgcattaGTGTGAAATGCAGCAGATGAGGCTGCAGATACAGTAACAGAGCTGGGAGTATTACAGCATTTATGTTGCAGTAAGGCTCAAATCTGGCACTTTAGGAGGTTTGGTAGGTGTCAAATAGCGGCGTAACAGTGCCATCCTTCCATTCAACCAGGATCTCCCCGTGCCGAATGGACGGAGAACGGGGAGGTTTCATGGGGTGTTTGGTGAGAGGAGCTCTTTCGCTGGAAACCGGAGAGCCAGGCTGACTGGCTTCGCCACTGGATGTGTATGACTTAAGAACCACAACAGTCTTCTTCCGCCTGCCAGACAAATCAATGAAATTAGAAGGAAGGGCTAGAAAAACAGGAATGCCATGTACAGTTTTAAATATGATAGTCAACACATTGTGTCTCATTGTAAATAAGGTATTGCATAATGGCTGCTCATGCTCAACAACAAACTCATGCTTCTGAAGAAAACTCAAAATAACTGTCAACACATCAGTCACACATTATGTGAAGTAATAAGAATGAGAGACTGACAAAGGAAGTAATCTCACCTATTTTGATAGATGTTCAGGAAGAGGATGACCATCCCAATGATGAGGGCAAGGGAGCTCAGGAACAGCATGGTCACCTTCCACTCCATTCCTTTTAAAGACACATACACATAGTTGTTTATCTGTAATTTGGCATTTGTGGGTGACGTGTTCTTGTGCAGGGGTAAATTGAGAtttatgaggtgtgtgtgtggggatgtGGTCTACTTCTTGGTTCATGGGTGCCAACACTGGGACTATTTCACATATATGTTATTATAAGGAGCTGTTCTCACAGatattaaaatgtgattaaaacgaattttcaatacattttcaatacattttCTATCCTTAAGTCTTAATCTAAACTTAACTATAATTAGGTCACAAAGACATAGCTGCAGGGGGATCCTGAAATATTTTACGACAGTTAGAAATGCTTATTCGTGGGtggttaacataacacacatacagagcaGCTGATTATAGCCATCAGATAACACTGTTTTGCACAGTTATTGTgctataatgatgttcataaaaggtcaaACAAAACACTTCCCTTACTTTGTTAAATCACATTTAATGGCTACAAACCACTATGGTAAGAACCCATTGGGGAAGTGGTGACTCAGTTTTGAGATATAGCTCAGAAGGCCGTGAGCTGATATTCCAGCATCACCAAGCTGCCAGACTTGGCTCGTTGATCAGGACCCTCAGTTGCATCCTGCCTCAGttttaagtcactttggataaaaacatTAGCCAAATGAGTTGAACCGTTGAAGGTTTAACCAATAGCAGGGATTTTTCCTGGTAGATCAGGTTTTATAAGGCTAGATGTAATTTCCGTCATATAATTAGCatgtcattttcagtggaacagTCATACAGGTATTTTATTTCCAACAATCAGTGGATAAACAAGATAAGATTGGCTGATGGTAAATCACGCTTCTACTGCTGTCTGGAACTGTACTTATCACActtgtaattgtgattttatttagcatatttcctCAGTTGCCCTTaaattaattcctggctatTCCACTGTTAGAATATCAGATCCTATAAGTGTTAAAGATTCATTGTTTGTGAGTTCAATATCAAAATTATATCAAATGGTCAAATGTATATCCAGAGCATTTAATGAGTGCCTTCactaaagaattttttttttctattttacaatttaaaaatgaaagcagtTGAAGAAGTCTGTTTAAACCTATGTGAAActgtattacattattattatcattattattattattgtgtcaTGCAATGACATATAGAGATTATGAATTAGTTGACTGAATCCTCCTGAGCTGcttctttttagtttttagcTTTTGTCCTCTTCTGCCCCCATGTGAGCATCAATAGAAATGTTGCCACAAATCATTTTAGTTCTCCGCAATTCTAATTTCAGGCCCAGGCAGCCACAAAACATTGGAACGTATAGATGAGTTTATTGAAGCTTCATGTATACAACCAACAATGATAAGAAGGAGATAATCTATGATAAACAAagacaaatgacaaaaatcatATCTTCCATCACATGATGTTTCTGAATTAGGTGTCTAATGCAATGTCactgtctgtatctgcatctgtttaGAATTCCAAAtaattctgacacacacacacacacacacacttatacccctagaaacactggaaaaaagcCAGCAATGTCAGAATGGTGTGTGAAAtttggctctgacagttcctcaacctgagttacatcactcaagttctcAATTGGTCTCCATTAGAGATGTGCCCGGACTCACACAGTTATTCCTGCTCACAGTTATTATTCATACCTGCCCTtgacattttataatgaatttagGTGGTCCTAATTCCCAATACATACACAAATTAGACAAGTAGTCTAGTTGaaaccaccacaaccctgaccagggaGTTACTAaagatgctgtaaatgcatcacattTTGTCCCGCAAGCTTCTCGCTCACGTCCACGTGAAAGTAAAAAGCTCCCACTGGCAAAACACTTGTGTTGAATCTTGTGAGACCCCTGTCCTGATACatacctctagtctcaaccagatgccctgtgaaccttcatggcaagctttctaaaaactATCTGCATCTGTAACCATTTGTAGCCATCTCTGGTggctgagagtgtgagacagagccTGAAAGTAGGACCGTTAGCAACCCTGATACTAGCTGTGGTAAAAATATCTGCAAGTGAGCTAGCCTGACAGGACTGCAAGTCTAGTCTTCAAATAATGATATTATCTAAGCAGTTTAGACCATTTACAAGCTTGTCTCCTCAAATTTACTTTGTTTTTCATGCTAGCATAAAAGTCATCTGTCATCAATCTGTCAAAAGCCCTCAATGTGATTAGCAAAGTCAGTTACTTCTCACTGCTCGATCAACTACAAGTTCCCCTGGAGATTTCCTTTCTTCTGATGGTTTCTTCTCTACAGTGACAACACTAACAatgttatttgtgtttgtttgaaaaaatcCAACATCATAAATGGTAAAATATGACACAGATAATCTGATCTTGCCGAACTTCACTACCAAAACTCGCCAACCGTAAAACATTAGTGACCTTAAGAGCTAaaagtatgtttgtttgtaaatgttttgtaCAGTATACTCACCATACTCCATGCTGAAAGGATTCACAAACGCAGTGGTGAAGTGTGAAGGCTGGGTGGGTTTCGGAGCATCCAGGTCCACGTTTACTTGAGCTAATCAAGATGACACAATATAGCATTGCAGATAACTAATTAACAAcatgttaaaataattacagtaaaactACCAAATAATCAACCAATGTACTGAATAGAAAGCAAAGTCATAACGATATGTCCATGAAGTTAGAACCTACTGATGTTTTCCAATGTGTTAAAAATTGAGCTTTTAGTATAATAAATGGATGGAATACTATGTTTCAGCTAAGTGGAATGATGGTATAGGATAAAGTTTAAAATTCCCACATTAAGGAGGACAATGGCACCATGACAAGGCACTCTTACGCTGCCACAGGCGAATTTTAGCAATAATTTTTGGTTCTATCTTCTCAGGCTCATTCGGTGGCTCCTCACACACCATTCGCTCATTCAGTGTCCTCCACTTGGCACTCTTCCCTCGCTCCGTGGAAAGAAAGATATCAGAAGAGTCATAGCGCACACTCAAATGGAAGCCCTTGCCGTACAATGTGAGGTGGCCCTTTTTTGAGCAACTCCAGGCCTGAGTCTCATCATCTTCACCTCGGCATGCTAAGGAGCTCACAGTTCCCTGATCTTGGATCTTGAGAGCTGTCAAGCATTTTCCCATGTGTGGGTTCCTTAAGGAGCGTGTCTCAGGGGTCCAATGCCATTCCTGAAAGACTGAACCTGGTTTACACTCCTCCAAAGTCACCTTTTCATTGCCTTCTCCAtcctgcatctgcacacactttCCCAATAGCTCATTCCTCAGGTTCAGAGCTGCTACCTCtaaaagaggaagagagcatAAGGCTTGAAGCTAAACGAAgcagctttaaaagaaaaaatgaaattctaTCACTTGGCTACTTGATGCAAAATATGGCAAGAAAACTAAAACATGTTGTACGTGCATCTTTATATCccataaataatagaaatatatctacacctgctcattcatgcaattatccaatgaattatccatttttttgtgaattaaagTGGCCAGGAAGTGTATTTTGTTTGTCATATTgatcacatttattcattcatagcacttttttacttctttacttttatttgtagCAGTGAGAAAGAAATCATATGGCTTATCTTTGGTGAGAACATGCATGACTTCAGTCTCCCATCTCTCAGCTTCACTCGCCAActtatttttcaacatttttgtaCATAAAAAGTCACTGGACATGTTTCTAACGCATTAATAGACACAGATCATACATAGCAGACGCACATCCATTTTAACCAGAATGTCAGTCCACGAGGTCTCTGTCAGACTTGTTTAGCCCattctggcatgtttttttgggtGATGGTACAAAACCTGAAATCCATGCAGACATgagaaaaacatgcaaaactccacacagacagtaacccaagctcaggatcagattcaatataaatgatatatgaaATTATTTGTCATATTCTTACAATAATTTGTTGTAATATTTACtgttgatatttaaaaaaatcattaacaaTCTGGCAAACATTTAGGGTACCTTTTTGACTTACaggtttttaacaaaaaataaataaagtaaataaaattgtcAGTGCTGTGCTCAGGAACTGACATGAGAGGACAAATGGCACATGTTTGAACAGTGCTGTGCTAAGATACAGTCTTTGTTTATATACTGGATTAAGCTGCCTTGGGCAGGTTAGATTTTTCAGATTAAGTTAAAATGGTGATGTATGCTGGTGGTGGCTTGGTGATTAAGGTTCTAGCCTAGTAATCAGAAGGTCATAAGTTCAAATCCTAGCAAAACAatctgccactgctgggcccttgagcaaggtccttaacccttGCTGCTTCATAGgtactattttttattatggcTCAGATATGCAAAGGGAGGAATATCACTGTACCGTACACACATGCTGTACAACCAGTGTCCTGGACATTTTTCGCTTTTGGTGCTCTTGAGTCTGTTCATGCAATCAAAACCTTCATGGAAATCTCTCCACCTCAACCTGCAGTGTTGGTGAATCATCTCTGAGGCAAGTTCAGTGTGGAATAAAATGACTGATTACAGcacaggttcccagccctggtcaTGGACTGCTGTGTCCTGCACactttagtgttttccctgctctaacacaacCATTCAACTCCAGGACAGCTGTTAATTCAGGACATGGGGCTCTCCAGGGccagggctgggaacctgtgGATTACAACatgcattcaacacaatcaccTCATCTCTTATACAGttagttgtttgtttatacCTTGAAGGAAAACTGTGGTGAGCGTGAAAGCGCAGATCCTGATCCAGGGTCTGTCCATAACAGCGGTGATCACAAGTCCAAATCCAAAAGACGGAACTTCCCGATGGGTAACTGCAGTTCAACACCGACACATCCACTGCCTCAGCAGGATTTACCACAAAGCAAAAGACGCTGTGCTTTAAAAGGActaaacaacattttctagagggggagaaagaggagaaaggagaaagataAGCGATTTATGGCTGGTGACAGCAAAAGCGCAGGACTCGGTAGAGAATACTAATTAACAAGACATAATAGGAGACGATAAACTACCTTTCAGTGTGTGGGAAAAGAGCAcattcaataaaaaaacaaaaaaacaagtggGCTAGACCTGTTCACCAAAACAGACTTTTTAAGTAAAAGTAGCATGAGTTGTTCAAACAGGCAAAAACGCCTAAACGCAAAACGCATAATCCACGCATGATGCTGCGgtaataaaactgaaaataaaatataacggAATGCTTCTGGCGCAGTTTGGAGAATAAAGACAACAGCGCCCCTACAGGCCATAACATCTACTACAATTCCAACAATAACTATAATACCAGCTACAACAACAGCGTTGAGGAACTGTCACACTGATCATCCGGGAATTTCATCATTTCTGCAGTATATTTTACCAGATTTagtgtttcatatttttttcttttacccaCTGATTTCTCTGATTTCTAAAGTTGAAAATTCATGTATGAATAATTAGGGTGTAACAATTTGATTTCACAATCCGATTTACttcgattctcagaatatttatcatttttgtctgtataaaactaaataaatcaaaaactgCTATTCACTTTatcttaaatgaataaatatgtttatattctcccaaattctcccaaaaatctaactgaataaacaaagtctctgtCCTagggaaaatgatcaactgaaacataatgagcttcATAGCAGTGCCTGAGGCATAATTTTAACCataaatagagctccaaagtgcaattgcattagatgcataattaatagaatgctgatattGCTGATTTCCACATGCAAatcatcacatttttgcattgcaATACATCATGCAATGCAGAGGTTCTGGACCTCCAGCTGCAAAACAAAACCTCCAAAACCTTGAAGGCCATCACTGTAATTTACTGTGAGTTTGGGAATTTTTCCTTGTATATAGCCAAACAAGATGATACCAAAATGTTTCTGCTCTCATCAAACCTAAATACAAGATTTCAACTGTATTTCCATTGACATTTTGTGAAGTTGCtgtatttcatatatttcaatattagcTTCTCTACTTGCGTAAATGGAAAAATGTTCTCATTGTGTGATTTAAGTGATTTATCATACATAAGTAGCTAGGTGAATGCTTTTATTGTTAGGTTACACTGAATGGTTGttattctgtaacagcagcagcATCAAATATAGCCAGTGTTCACTTAgggtgttttgcatgttttatgtCATGCAAACAGTTTCTGAGGGCAAAAAAATTGTCAGGTCCTGCTGGTGCTGGTTTGAAAtctgagtaataataataataagaagaagaagaagaagaagaacaacaagaagaagaagaagaaaagtattAATTTTGGTGATTGTAGTCAAGCCTGATTTGGCCGTTCAGTTGAATTGAGTGTTTATAGTAATCTGGTTAATGTGTTTTTACTAAAATCCAGTAGTCCAGAGTTTGAAGGCTGTACTTTTGTTGCTGGAATGTTAAAGGGGGAAAGCTGTGCCCTCCCCTTGTTCTGGCGCCAATGAGTCAGACCATTTTCctgaggaaaaataaatccCGCTTACATTCAGACTGTTACTTAGTTGAACTAAGTAATATAGTCagtaatttatatattacatagtGATATTCATACACCAATGCCAATATTAACAAAAGTAAAAGTGTGAACCATTTGAGTGAGTGTACAAAACTGTTGTCCTTTCATAGTTTTAAGCTCTTTGCGCTACTGAAAAGAATGAATGCCTTATGGTCGACCTCCTACATGGTTCTAACAATTAGGCCTTTGA includes:
- the si:dkey-245n4.2 gene encoding uncharacterized protein si:dkey-245n4.2 codes for the protein MDRPWIRICAFTLTTVFLQEVAALNLRNELLGKCVQMQDGEGNEKVTLEECKPGSVFQEWHWTPETRSLRNPHMGKCLTALKIQDQGTVSSLACRGEDDETQAWSCSKKGHLTLYGKGFHLSVRYDSSDIFLSTERGKSAKWRTLNERMVCEEPPNEPEKIEPKIIAKIRLWQPQVNVDLDAPKPTQPSHFTTAFVNPFSMEYGMEWKVTMLFLSSLALIIGMVILFLNIYQNRRKKTVVVLKSYTSSGEASQPGSPVSSERAPLTKHPMKPPRSPSIRHGEILVEWKDGTVTPLFDTYQTS